One region of Limnospira fusiformis SAG 85.79 genomic DNA includes:
- a CDS encoding PspC domain-containing protein gives MKKLYRSREHCQIAGVAGGVAQYFNVDPLLVRLTFIILGLSAAPGIIIYAILWVLVPKEPTLLEEFEDSKTSKL, from the coding sequence ATGAAAAAATTATACCGCAGCCGTGAACATTGCCAAATCGCTGGAGTAGCCGGAGGAGTCGCCCAATACTTCAATGTTGACCCCTTGCTAGTGAGACTCACCTTTATTATTTTAGGCCTATCCGCCGCCCCCGGCATTATCATCTATGCCATACTGTGGGTATTAGTACCGAAGGAACCCACCCTTCTTGAGGAATTTGAGGATAGCAAAACCTCCAAATTGTAA
- a CDS encoding anti-sigma factor family protein codes for MKSNHDDRLGNLNPNWHPESQGEGTWDEPMYYELLSAYIDGEATPAERRQVQQRLDIDRQYKAAYLQMMQLRSRWHSMPGPKNTESAQQLAGAVFNQVERRNNLMVVSGGGAIAALFLAVLASWAPTGGGGTLFAQLNRVESEPLQIALNEPLLPIVNPEAVSLTIDQPLIVIPKGPIAHP; via the coding sequence ATGAAGTCTAACCATGACGATCGCTTAGGAAATTTAAATCCGAATTGGCATCCTGAGTCCCAGGGAGAAGGGACTTGGGATGAACCAATGTATTATGAGCTACTTTCAGCCTATATTGATGGTGAGGCGACACCAGCAGAACGCCGCCAGGTTCAGCAGCGGTTGGATATTGATCGCCAATATAAGGCGGCTTATTTGCAAATGATGCAACTGCGATCGCGTTGGCACTCAATGCCGGGGCCGAAAAATACTGAATCCGCCCAACAGTTGGCTGGTGCTGTGTTCAACCAGGTTGAACGCCGGAATAATTTGATGGTGGTCAGTGGTGGGGGTGCGATCGCCGCTCTGTTTTTGGCGGTTTTAGCGAGTTGGGCTCCCACTGGTGGGGGTGGTACTCTCTTTGCTCAGTTGAACCGGGTGGAGTCGGAACCACTACAAATTGCTCTGAATGAGCCTTTGCTACCCATTGTAAATCCAGAGGCGGTTAGTTTGACCATAGATCAACCGCTGATTGTGATTCCTAAAGGTCCCATAGCTCACCCCTAG
- the purM gene encoding phosphoribosylformylglycinamidine cyclo-ligase, with the protein MDYREAGVDVVAGRDFVNRIRDLVQGTYRPEVLGGLGGFGGCLELPTGYRQPVLVSGTDGVGTKLKIAHAVDRHDTIGIDLVAMCVNDVLTCGAEPLFFLDYLATGKLEPEQLTQVITGIATGCQQAGCALLGGETAEMPGFYHPGEYDVAGFCVGIVEKQQLLDGSQVKIADVAIALASSGLHSNGFSLVRKIIAARQIDWNDRPTQFEGQTVGQVCLTPTRIYVKPILNAIAKGLPIHGMAHITGGGLPENLPRAIPENAAIRMIPHSWPIPPIFTWLAELGDVPQSAMWETFNMGIGFVVFVPPDHASEAIAFFQSHHIPSYTVGEVVPGNRELIGLE; encoded by the coding sequence ATGGATTATCGAGAAGCTGGTGTTGATGTGGTAGCGGGTCGGGATTTTGTTAACCGTATCCGCGATCTGGTACAGGGAACTTATCGCCCAGAAGTATTGGGTGGTTTAGGGGGTTTTGGCGGCTGCTTGGAGTTACCCACAGGCTACCGTCAACCCGTCCTGGTATCTGGTACTGATGGTGTCGGTACTAAGCTAAAGATCGCTCATGCTGTTGACCGCCACGATACTATCGGTATTGATTTGGTGGCTATGTGTGTTAATGATGTGTTGACCTGTGGTGCGGAACCTCTGTTTTTTCTCGATTATCTGGCTACCGGAAAACTAGAACCAGAACAATTAACCCAGGTGATCACCGGAATAGCTACCGGTTGTCAACAAGCTGGATGTGCTTTACTGGGGGGAGAAACGGCCGAGATGCCGGGATTCTATCACCCAGGTGAGTATGACGTGGCTGGGTTTTGTGTCGGTATTGTCGAAAAGCAACAGTTACTTGATGGTAGTCAGGTGAAAATCGCAGATGTGGCGATCGCTTTAGCTAGTAGTGGTCTCCATAGTAATGGCTTTAGTCTCGTTCGTAAGATTATCGCCGCGCGCCAAATTGATTGGAATGACCGCCCTACTCAATTTGAGGGTCAAACTGTTGGCCAGGTCTGTTTGACTCCTACTCGCATTTATGTCAAACCTATTCTGAATGCTATTGCTAAGGGTTTACCCATTCATGGTATGGCTCATATTACTGGCGGAGGACTACCGGAAAATTTGCCCCGAGCTATTCCGGAAAATGCTGCTATTCGCATGATTCCCCACAGTTGGCCGATTCCTCCCATTTTTACCTGGTTGGCGGAATTGGGAGATGTTCCCCAAAGTGCTATGTGGGAAACTTTTAATATGGGTATTGGTTTTGTCGTTTTTGTCCCACCCGATCACGCCTCAGAGGCGATCGCATTCTTTCAATCACACCATATCCCTAGTTATACCGTCGGGGAGGTCGTCCCTGGAAATCGAGAATTAATTGGTTTGGAATAG
- a CDS encoding septal ring lytic transglycosylase RlpA family protein, which translates to MNAKPWSGLVSLLVLSVCAPAYAEIECDRLLCPESDGRSHVEQLARSQGNITQIETHELDDKQAATLFVRNIPVLTFVQNPSETTARPINYQSVNVAESSTGNLIVAYPTQASDPVARANNVAVKINQISRDNIDADTIRVRWNDQEKNYVIQVGEEKLVAIDGNTILPDNTRDLATDALQATNRLRRQVGNAPPLSDIEGRPEPEVTTVAVRSVANRLQGWASWYGPGFHGNRTANGERYNQYAMTAAHRYLPFGTEVRVTNQHNGRSVVVRINDRGPFIGGRIIDLSAGAAQAIGMISSGVAPVTVEVITPAN; encoded by the coding sequence ATGAACGCAAAACCTTGGAGTGGTCTAGTTTCTTTACTGGTTCTATCAGTTTGCGCGCCAGCTTATGCTGAAATTGAATGCGATCGCCTTTTATGTCCAGAAAGTGATGGGAGAAGCCATGTTGAGCAATTAGCCAGATCACAGGGGAACATCACCCAAATTGAAACCCATGAATTAGACGACAAACAAGCTGCAACCCTCTTCGTTCGTAATATCCCCGTTCTCACCTTTGTTCAAAACCCCTCAGAAACGACAGCCCGCCCCATCAACTATCAATCTGTCAATGTAGCTGAGAGTTCAACTGGTAATTTAATAGTGGCTTACCCCACACAAGCCAGCGATCCAGTCGCTAGAGCCAATAATGTCGCGGTCAAAATTAATCAGATCAGTCGAGACAATATTGATGCAGATACCATCAGAGTCCGATGGAATGATCAGGAAAAAAATTATGTGATCCAAGTAGGTGAGGAAAAATTAGTAGCCATTGATGGTAATACTATCCTCCCCGACAATACCCGTGATCTGGCTACAGATGCACTACAAGCTACTAACCGCCTGCGGAGACAGGTAGGTAATGCGCCACCCCTCAGCGACATTGAAGGAAGACCAGAGCCGGAAGTGACTACAGTAGCTGTGCGTTCTGTGGCTAATCGTCTCCAGGGTTGGGCTTCTTGGTATGGTCCTGGTTTTCATGGGAACCGCACGGCTAATGGTGAACGCTACAACCAATATGCTATGACTGCGGCTCACCGTTATTTACCTTTTGGTACAGAAGTCCGTGTTACCAATCAGCATAACGGTCGTTCTGTGGTGGTGAGAATTAATGACCGAGGCCCATTTATCGGAGGTCGGATTATTGACTTGTCTGCTGGAGCAGCACAGGCGATCGGTATGATTAGCAGTGGGGTGGCTCCGGTAACGGTGGAGGTGATCACGCCAGCTAATTAA
- a CDS encoding gamma-glutamylcyclotransferase family protein: MKPTVTENDRINDLIHVFVYGSLKPGEFNYNRYCLGRTIEELPACALGELYSLSLGYPAMTTGTRWVSGVILSFTDPSLLADLDRLEDYQSDRPPEQNQYQRRRILTYTPDLKPLRETWAYFMYPQVVSSFQGVLIPCGDWKPS, from the coding sequence ATGAAACCCACAGTCACCGAAAACGATCGCATAAATGATCTCATCCATGTATTTGTCTACGGGAGTCTCAAACCCGGCGAGTTCAATTACAACCGTTACTGTCTCGGACGCACCATAGAGGAATTACCAGCGTGCGCCCTAGGTGAATTATATTCCCTCTCCCTAGGTTATCCAGCCATGACCACAGGGACGCGCTGGGTATCTGGAGTTATCCTATCCTTCACAGACCCCAGCCTTCTCGCCGACCTCGATCGCCTGGAAGACTACCAAAGCGATCGCCCACCGGAGCAAAACCAATATCAACGCCGCCGCATTCTCACCTACACCCCAGATCTAAAACCTCTGCGTGAGACCTGGGCTTATTTCATGTATCCCCAAGTAGTTAGCTCCTTTCAGGGAGTCTTGATTCCCTGTGGCGACTGGAAACCCAGCTAG
- a CDS encoding VOC family protein translates to MVLATSIIENFLPHPLPLGAFLPELGLDSIFSTQGVMVMLLAAYAVAMWMFLTSAPKVHTIMVTDLNMARQFYEGLLNLPVADVPLHYYYNYEQTWGATGIDPLYLSTNISTANNQDLGASDGLWYQLMKNTQLHIISGASYGPKNRHRHVCFDRDCLDQILMRVQTQALKFKIRSERPLNFLVKDWDGRVLEFYEVKN, encoded by the coding sequence ATGGTTTTAGCCACTAGCATTATAGAAAATTTCCTACCGCATCCACTGCCCCTAGGTGCTTTTTTACCCGAATTGGGCCTCGACAGCATTTTCTCAACTCAAGGGGTAATGGTGATGCTACTGGCCGCTTATGCTGTCGCTATGTGGATGTTCCTGACTAGCGCCCCCAAGGTTCATACCATTATGGTCACTGACTTAAATATGGCCAGACAGTTTTATGAGGGGTTGCTAAATTTGCCAGTGGCTGATGTTCCCCTACACTACTACTATAATTATGAGCAAACTTGGGGAGCTACTGGCATCGATCCTTTGTACCTTTCCACTAACATATCAACTGCTAATAACCAAGATTTAGGGGCTTCTGATGGCTTGTGGTATCAGTTGATGAAAAATACACAACTTCATATTATCAGTGGTGCTAGTTATGGTCCAAAAAATCGCCATCGCCATGTTTGTTTCGATCGCGATTGTTTAGACCAAATTTTGATGCGGGTACAAACCCAAGCCCTCAAGTTTAAAATCCGCAGTGAAAGACCTCTAAATTTTTTGGTGAAGGATTGGGATGGACGGGTGTTAGAGTTTTATGAGGTGAAAAACTAA
- a CDS encoding NAD(P)/FAD-dependent oxidoreductase, whose product MIEVIVIGGGAAGFFGAIACKETYPKTHVTLLEAGKTPLAKVRISGGGRCNVTHACFDPVEFIRNYPRGNKALRGPFTRFQAKHTVDWFTQRGVKLKTEADGRMFPITDDSATIVNCLLNSAQNAGVKVKTGAAVVGITQLERGFQVCLKSQEVYQCDRLLLATGSTPAGYNFAQKLGHTIIPPVPSLFTFNIADKPLQELAGISVDSVNLKLTGTPLTQTGPLLITHWGISGPAVLKLSAWGARFLQECRYKTPLIIDWLPELNIDQLREIILQTKSEFGKRSPSSHCPINLPRRLWQYLIIRVGINPQQPWAELSKKHLNQLIEELKRSRHQITGKGVFKEEFVTCGGVNLKEIDFKTMGSRRCPGLYFAGEILDIDGVTGGFNFQNAWTTGWLAGQGMGGFPNPN is encoded by the coding sequence ATGATCGAAGTCATTGTAATTGGTGGTGGGGCGGCGGGTTTTTTTGGGGCGATCGCCTGTAAAGAAACCTACCCTAAAACCCATGTTACCCTATTAGAAGCTGGAAAAACTCCCCTAGCCAAAGTTCGTATTTCTGGCGGCGGACGCTGTAACGTTACCCACGCCTGTTTTGACCCTGTGGAGTTTATTCGCAACTATCCCAGGGGTAACAAAGCCTTGCGCGGACCTTTTACTAGGTTTCAAGCTAAACATACCGTAGACTGGTTTACCCAGCGAGGAGTTAAGTTAAAAACCGAGGCTGATGGTCGAATGTTCCCCATAACTGATGATTCGGCAACCATTGTTAATTGCTTATTAAATAGCGCCCAAAATGCGGGAGTCAAAGTCAAAACCGGGGCGGCGGTTGTGGGTATTACTCAACTTGAGCGAGGCTTTCAAGTCTGTTTAAAATCCCAGGAAGTTTACCAATGCGATCGCCTATTACTAGCCACAGGAAGCACTCCCGCCGGCTATAATTTTGCCCAAAAATTAGGACATACTATCATCCCCCCAGTTCCCTCCCTATTCACCTTTAATATAGCCGATAAACCCTTGCAGGAATTAGCCGGAATATCCGTAGATTCAGTGAATCTAAAACTAACCGGAACCCCCTTAACCCAAACCGGACCCCTGTTAATTACTCACTGGGGAATTAGTGGACCCGCCGTCTTAAAATTATCAGCTTGGGGGGCTAGATTTTTGCAGGAATGTCGTTATAAAACCCCCTTAATAATTGATTGGCTACCAGAATTAAATATAGACCAATTGCGAGAAATTATCCTCCAGACTAAATCTGAATTTGGCAAGCGATCGCCATCTTCCCACTGTCCGATTAATTTACCCCGTCGCCTCTGGCAATATCTAATTATCCGAGTAGGAATCAACCCCCAACAACCTTGGGCGGAACTATCTAAAAAACACTTAAATCAACTCATCGAAGAATTAAAACGCAGTCGCCATCAAATCACTGGTAAAGGAGTCTTTAAAGAAGAATTCGTCACCTGTGGCGGAGTCAACCTGAAAGAAATAGACTTTAAGACCATGGGAAGTCGGCGGTGTCCGGGGCTATATTTCGCCGGAGAAATTCTTGATATTGACGGCGTGACAGGAGGCTTCAATTTTCAAAACGCCTGGACAACCGGATGGTTAGCCGGACAGGGGATGGGCGGTTTTCCGAACCCCAATTAA
- a CDS encoding molybdenum cofactor biosynthesis protein MoaE — protein MNLYSLPTQSDFAISLGQLSLEDVYNLVDDPANGAIVVMSGMVRNQTDGKPVKSLEYQAYQPMALRVFQEIAEQIKTQWPDVTRVVIQHRIGHLQIGDISVLVAVGCPHRREAFEACQYAIDTLKHNAPIWKKEHWVDGSSSWVSIGLCEATC, from the coding sequence ATGAACCTGTATTCTTTACCAACTCAGTCAGATTTTGCCATTTCCCTAGGGCAGTTGTCCCTGGAAGATGTTTATAATCTGGTGGACGATCCGGCCAATGGTGCGATCGTGGTAATGAGTGGCATGGTTCGCAATCAAACGGACGGCAAACCGGTTAAGTCCCTGGAATATCAAGCCTATCAGCCCATGGCGCTGCGGGTGTTCCAGGAAATTGCCGAACAGATTAAAACTCAATGGCCTGATGTAACGCGGGTGGTTATACAACACCGGATCGGACATCTACAAATTGGGGATATTAGTGTATTGGTGGCCGTGGGTTGTCCTCACCGCCGAGAGGCTTTTGAGGCTTGCCAGTATGCCATTGATACCCTAAAGCATAATGCCCCGATTTGGAAAAAGGAACATTGGGTTGACGGATCTAGTAGTTGGGTTAGTATTGGCTTATGTGAAGCTACCTGCTAA
- a CDS encoding bifunctional pantoate--beta-alanine ligase/(d)CMP kinase, with product MRLFTTVAAWRSYSQACHNRQIGLVPTMGGLHSGHLSLIRQARNGSDLVVVSIFVNPLQFGPREDFQKYPRNLEADLALGRENGVDVVFAPSVEEIYGSEETGNTETGLSQQTCVIVPDSLTSRLCGASRPGHFQGVTTIVAKLFNLIQPNRAYFGQKDAQQVAVIRRMVADLNWPIEIVACPIIREASGLAYSSRNQYLTREQKQQATVLYKALQAAGRRCGEGVRSRAGLLQAAQEILARVPGVKLEYLELVAPDTLVQLETVEEIGLLAIAASVGNTRLIDNIMLNTRQPIVAIDGPAGAGKSTVTRHIAQLLNLMYLDTGAMYRAITWKVLQSQISVDDEPAIAQLVSGSRIELIPDQDQIRVLIDGSDVTEAIRTQEVTRNVSAIAAQVAVRRGLVKQQQQLGRRGGLVAEGRDIGTHVFPDAELKIFLTASVEERAKRRYLELQQKGDLNTSLEEIKQDIIRRDELDSNRTIAPLRKAVDAIELSTDGLSIEQVTNEIVRLYTEHLKNDDAPGSSNGV from the coding sequence ATGCGCCTGTTTACAACTGTTGCGGCTTGGCGATCGTATTCCCAAGCCTGCCATAATCGGCAAATAGGTTTAGTCCCCACTATGGGGGGTTTACATTCAGGACATTTGAGCTTAATTCGTCAGGCTCGTAATGGCTCTGATCTAGTGGTGGTTAGCATCTTTGTTAACCCCCTACAATTTGGACCTAGGGAAGATTTCCAAAAGTACCCCCGTAATTTGGAGGCGGATTTAGCACTTGGTCGGGAAAATGGGGTTGATGTGGTATTTGCTCCGTCGGTTGAGGAGATTTATGGCTCTGAGGAGACGGGAAACACAGAAACTGGCTTATCTCAACAAACTTGTGTGATTGTCCCTGACTCGCTCACGTCCCGGCTGTGTGGTGCATCCCGTCCGGGACATTTTCAGGGGGTGACAACTATTGTGGCTAAATTGTTTAATTTAATTCAACCCAACCGCGCCTATTTTGGTCAGAAAGATGCTCAACAAGTGGCGGTAATTAGGCGCATGGTGGCGGATTTGAATTGGCCGATTGAGATTGTGGCCTGTCCGATTATTCGAGAGGCTTCGGGACTGGCTTATAGTTCCCGTAATCAGTATTTGACACGGGAACAGAAACAGCAAGCTACAGTTTTATATAAGGCTTTGCAGGCGGCGGGGCGGCGATGCGGTGAGGGAGTGCGATCGCGTGCGGGTCTGCTACAGGCGGCGCAGGAAATTCTGGCGAGAGTGCCGGGCGTGAAGCTAGAATATTTGGAACTGGTTGCGCCAGATACTTTAGTTCAATTGGAAACTGTTGAGGAAATAGGACTTTTGGCGATCGCCGCCTCTGTGGGAAATACTCGTTTGATTGATAATATTATGCTCAATACTCGCCAGCCTATTGTGGCGATCGATGGCCCGGCCGGAGCGGGTAAGTCTACTGTTACCCGTCATATTGCACAACTTTTAAATTTGATGTACCTTGATACCGGAGCGATGTATCGCGCTATTACCTGGAAGGTGCTTCAGTCTCAAATATCTGTGGATGATGAACCGGCGATCGCTCAGTTGGTTAGTGGTTCACGGATTGAGTTGATTCCTGATCAAGATCAAATTAGGGTTTTGATAGATGGGTCTGATGTGACTGAGGCGATCCGTACCCAGGAAGTTACCCGCAATGTATCGGCGATCGCTGCTCAGGTGGCAGTCCGTCGTGGTCTTGTTAAACAACAACAGCAGTTAGGTCGTCGGGGCGGTTTGGTGGCGGAAGGACGCGATATTGGCACTCATGTTTTCCCCGATGCTGAGTTGAAAATTTTTCTGACTGCTTCTGTGGAAGAACGAGCCAAGCGTCGCTATCTGGAATTACAACAAAAGGGTGATTTAAATACCAGTTTAGAAGAGATTAAACAGGACATTATCCGACGGGATGAATTGGATAGTAACCGAACTATTGCTCCACTGCGAAAGGCAGTTGATGCGATCGAACTTAGTACCGATGGACTAAGTATTGAGCAAGTTACTAATGAAATTGTTAGGTTATATACAGAACATCTGAAAAATGATGATGCTCCTGGCTCCAGTAATGGGGTTTAA
- a CDS encoding polysaccharide deacetylase family protein: MVQPYYRVYRRQQRVLTLAILAALSSFVMGVALPWTLHIDREARVTYQPPISQQVAAERQTQGEVENSNNSRQLPVPNLGIPGVKLALTQRLQSTQSALNELENERFTFSVPQRFQGTTIKEVNLPPERKVIALTFDDGPWPRTTEQVLDILRKNNIKATFFLIGAALNNNKEIAKKVADEGHALANHTWNHRYHQVSQAEAAKEINSTGDLIEEVTGTKTALFRPPGGVMTNGLVQYVHSQNQANIMWSVDSADWRSGTDAIARNVLTQAQPGGIVLMHDGGGNRAPTVAALPRIIAELKRQGYEFVTIPELLEIADEYMSDEDIASQEQKAREMSESDEMPMYQSPLPY; the protein is encoded by the coding sequence GTGGTTCAGCCTTACTACAGAGTATATCGTCGCCAACAAAGAGTTTTAACTCTGGCAATATTGGCAGCATTAAGTAGTTTTGTGATGGGTGTAGCTTTACCTTGGACTTTACATATAGACCGGGAAGCGAGAGTTACATATCAGCCGCCAATAAGTCAGCAAGTAGCGGCTGAGAGACAGACACAAGGAGAGGTAGAAAACTCTAATAATTCAAGACAGCTACCTGTCCCTAATTTAGGAATACCTGGGGTCAAACTGGCTCTAACTCAAAGGTTACAATCAACACAAAGCGCCTTGAACGAGTTAGAAAATGAACGCTTTACTTTTTCGGTTCCTCAACGATTCCAAGGAACTACTATAAAAGAGGTTAATTTGCCACCCGAACGGAAAGTTATTGCTCTGACTTTTGATGATGGTCCTTGGCCGCGAACGACGGAACAGGTTTTAGATATTCTCAGAAAAAATAATATTAAGGCGACTTTTTTCTTAATTGGGGCGGCTTTGAATAACAACAAGGAGATTGCCAAAAAAGTAGCAGATGAAGGTCATGCCTTGGCTAATCATACATGGAACCACCGTTATCATCAAGTAAGTCAGGCGGAAGCGGCGAAGGAGATTAATAGTACAGGGGATTTAATTGAGGAGGTGACAGGAACTAAAACGGCTCTATTTAGACCGCCGGGGGGGGTAATGACTAATGGTTTGGTTCAGTATGTTCATAGCCAAAATCAAGCTAATATTATGTGGTCTGTGGACTCAGCGGATTGGCGATCGGGTACAGATGCGATCGCTCGTAATGTTTTAACTCAAGCCCAACCCGGTGGCATTGTACTGATGCACGATGGAGGCGGGAACCGTGCGCCTACAGTAGCGGCTCTCCCCAGAATTATTGCGGAATTGAAACGGCAGGGTTATGAGTTTGTAACAATACCGGAACTGTTGGAAATTGCGGATGAGTATATGAGTGATGAAGATATCGCCAGCCAGGAACAAAAGGCTCGAGAAATGTCGGAGAGTGACGAAATGCCGATGTATCAATCCCCTTTACCTTATTAG
- a CDS encoding sigma-70 family RNA polymerase sigma factor: protein MISQFVPLSWSSGSATAPEVKLSPEKLSNYDLVLRCQEGLQPDRLAFTELLRRYQSHVDKILFHLAPDWQDRADLAQEIWIRVYRNIKRLQEPAKFQGWLSRIATNLFYDELRKRKRVRPALSLDAPRTVDDGEMEWELPADRPGPDEDLATREFYDHLQEAIADLPEVFRTTIVLREIQGLAYEEIAEITGVSLGTVKSRIARARQRLQSQLQPYLND from the coding sequence ATGATCAGTCAATTTGTACCCCTATCCTGGTCTTCCGGGTCGGCAACCGCTCCCGAAGTTAAATTATCTCCTGAAAAGCTGTCGAACTATGATCTAGTTCTACGATGTCAGGAAGGCTTGCAACCAGACCGTCTTGCCTTTACAGAACTATTACGCCGCTATCAGTCCCATGTGGATAAGATTCTGTTTCACCTAGCGCCTGATTGGCAAGATCGGGCGGATTTGGCCCAAGAAATATGGATTCGAGTTTACCGCAATATTAAGCGACTACAGGAACCTGCTAAGTTTCAAGGGTGGTTGAGCAGGATTGCGACTAATTTATTTTATGATGAACTGCGGAAACGGAAACGGGTGAGACCGGCTTTGTCTCTCGATGCTCCTCGTACTGTTGATGATGGGGAGATGGAATGGGAATTGCCAGCAGATCGTCCGGGTCCTGATGAGGATTTAGCGACTAGAGAGTTTTATGATCATCTACAAGAGGCGATCGCTGATTTGCCCGAGGTGTTCCGCACTACTATTGTGCTGCGGGAAATTCAAGGCCTAGCTTATGAGGAAATTGCCGAAATCACCGGAGTTTCTTTAGGAACTGTTAAGTCTCGTATTGCTAGGGCGCGTCAGCGGTTACAATCTCAACTACAACCTTATCTAAATGATTAG
- the bchM gene encoding magnesium protoporphyrin IX methyltransferase translates to MSVVDDKTVVRQYFNSTGFDRWQRIYGNGEVNRVQRDIRDGHQQTVDRVIEWLQADGNLGGLMVCDAGCGVGSLSIPLGDAGAIVSASDISEKMVAEASQRARNQLITRASNINFMAQDLEKLTGRYHTVICLDVLIHYPQNQAAEMISHLCSLAENRIILSFAPKTLALSILKKIGEFFPGPSKTTRAYQHREADIIKILSDNGFTVSRESMISTRFYFSRLLEAIRC, encoded by the coding sequence ATGAGTGTGGTAGACGATAAAACCGTTGTTCGGCAGTATTTTAATTCAACGGGCTTCGATCGCTGGCAAAGAATTTATGGTAACGGCGAAGTCAACCGGGTACAGCGGGATATCCGCGACGGACACCAGCAAACCGTCGATCGCGTCATAGAATGGCTGCAAGCTGATGGAAACCTAGGCGGCTTAATGGTATGTGATGCAGGCTGTGGAGTCGGAAGCCTCAGCATACCCTTGGGAGACGCAGGGGCGATCGTTTCCGCCAGCGACATTTCCGAAAAAATGGTCGCCGAAGCATCCCAACGCGCCAGAAACCAACTAATCACCCGCGCCAGTAATATCAACTTTATGGCGCAAGACCTAGAAAAATTAACAGGTCGCTATCACACGGTAATTTGCTTAGATGTGTTAATTCACTATCCCCAAAACCAAGCAGCAGAGATGATCTCTCATCTATGTTCCCTCGCCGAAAACAGGATCATTCTGAGTTTCGCCCCCAAAACCTTAGCCCTGAGTATACTTAAAAAAATTGGCGAATTTTTCCCTGGACCCAGCAAAACCACCCGCGCCTATCAACACCGGGAGGCAGATATCATCAAAATTCTCTCAGATAACGGCTTTACCGTTAGCCGAGAATCGATGATTTCTACCAGGTTTTATTTCTCACGGTTGTTAGAAGCCATACGCTGTTGA